A single Salmo trutta chromosome 14, fSalTru1.1, whole genome shotgun sequence DNA region contains:
- the LOC115147692 gene encoding myosin heavy chain, fast skeletal muscle-like translates to MSTDAEMQIYGKAAIYLRKPERERIEAQTAPFDSKNSCYVTDKAELYLKGLVTARADGKCTVTVTKPDGTKEEGKEFKDADIYEMNPPKYDKIEDMAMMTYLNEASVLYNLKERYAAWMIYTYSGLFCATVNPYKWLPVYDAEVVNAYRGKKRMEAPPHIFSVSDNAFQFMMIDKENQSVLITGESGAGKTVNTKRVIQYFATIAVSGAKKEAEPGKMQGSLEDQIIAANPLLESYGNAKTVRNDNSSRFGKFIRIHFQGGKLAKADIETYLLEKSRVSFQLPDERGYHIFFQMMTGHKPELVEMALITTNPYDFPMCSQGQITVASINDNEELDATDDAITILGFTNEEKIGIYKLTGAVLHHGNLKFKQKQREEQAEPDGTEVADKIAYLLGLNSAEMLKALCYPRVKVGNEYVTKGQTVPQVNNSVSALAKSIYERMFLWMVIRINEMLDTKNPRQFYIGVLDIAGFEIFDYNSMEQLCINFTNEKLQQFFNHTMFVLEQEEYKKEGIVWAFIDFGMDLAACIELIEKPLGIFSILEEECMFPKSSDTTFKDKLYAQHLGKTNAFEKPKPAKGKAEAHFSLVHYAGTVDYNITGWLEKNKDPLNDSVCQLYQKSGVKILAALYPPPPPEDKAKKGGKKKGGSMQTVSSQFRENLHKLMTNLRSTHPHFVRCLIPNESKTPGLMENFLVIHQLRCNGVLEGIRICRKGFPSRIIYADFKQRYKVLNASVIPEGQFMDNKKASEKLLGSIDVNHEDYKFGHTKVFFKAGLLGVLEEMRDEKLATLVGMVQALSRGFLMRREFSKMMERRESIYAIQYNIRSFMNVKTWPWMKLYFKIKPLLQSAETEKELANMKENYDKMTADLAKALSTKKQMEEKLVALTQEKNDLALQVASEGESLNDAEERCEGLIKSKIQQEAKLKETTERLEDEEEINAELTAKKRKLEDECSELKKDIDDLELTLAKVEKEKHATENKVKNLTEEMASMDESVAKLTKEKKALQEAHQQTLDDLQAEEDKVNTLTKAKTKLEQQVDDLEGSLEQEKKLRMDLERSKRKLEGDLKLAQESIMDLENDKQQADEKIKKKEFETTQLLSKVEDEQSLGAQLQKKIKELQARIEELEEEIEAERAARAKVEKQRADLSRELEEISERLEEAGGATAAQIEMNKKREAEFQKLRRDLEESTLQHEATAAALRKKQADSVAELGEQIDNLQRVKQKLEKEKSEYKMEIDDLSSNMEAVAKAKGNLEKMCRTLEDQLSELKTKNDENVRQVNDISGQRARLLTENGEFGRQLEEKEALVSQLTRGKQAFTQQVEELKRAIEEEVKAKNALAHGVQSARHDCDLLREQFEEEQEAKAELQRGMSKANSEVAQWRTKYETDAIQRTEELEEAKKKLAQRLQEAEETIEATNSKCASLEKTKQRLQGEVEDLMIDVERANALAANLDKKQRNFDKVLAEWKQKYEEGQAELEGAQKEARSMSTELFKMKNSYEEALDHLETLKRENKNLQQEISDLTEQIGETGKSIHELEKAKKTVETEKSEIQTALEEAEGTLEHEESKILRVQLELNQIKGEVDRKIAEKDEEMEQIKRNSQRVVDSMQSTLDSEVRSRNDALRVKKKMEGDLNEMEIQLSHSNRQAAEAQKQLRNVQGQLKDAQLHLDDAVRVAEDMKEQAAMVERRNGLMVAEIEELRVALEQTERGRKVVETELVDASERVGLLHSQNTSLLNTKKKLETDLVQVQGEVDDIVQEARNAEEKAKKAITDAAMMAEELKKEQDTSSHLERMKKNLEVTVKDLQHRLDEAENLAMKGGKKQLQKLESRVRELETEVEAEQRRGVDAVKGVRKYERRVKELTYQTEEDKKNVNRLQDLVDKLQMKVKAYKRHSEEAEEAANQHMSKFRKVQHELEEAEERADIAETQVNKLRAKTRDSGKGKEVAE, encoded by the exons ATGAGTACGGACGCGGAGATGCAAATCTACGGCAAGGCTGCCATATACCTCCGTAAGCCTGAGAGGGAGAGGATTGAGGCACAAACCGCACCCTTTGATTCAAAGAACTCCTGCTATGTGACAGACAAGGCAGAGCTGTACCTTAAGGGTCTGGTCACTGCCAGGGCCGACGGGAAGTGTACTGTAACAGTCACGAAACCTGACGGCACTAAGGAG GAAGGAAAAGAGTTCAAAGATGCAGACATCTATGAGATGAACCCCCCTAAGTACGACAAGATTGAGGACATGGCCATGATGACCTACCTGAATGAAGCCTCTGTGTTGTATAACCTCAAAGAGCGTTATGCAGCATGGATGATCTAT ACCTACTCTGGGCTCTTCTGTGCCACGGTGAACCCCTACAAATGGCTCCCAGTGTACGACGCAGAGGTTGTCAACGCctacagagggaagaagaggatggAGGCTCCACCCCATATCTTCTCCGTCTCTGACAACGCCTTTCAGTTCATGATGATTG ataaggAGAACCAGTCCGTCCTGATTAC TGGAGAATCCGGTGCAGGAAAGACTGTCAACACCAAGCGTGTCATCCAGTACTTCGCCACCATTGCAGTGTCTGGGGCAAAGAAGGAAGCAGAACCTGGCAAAATGCAG GGGTCTCTTGAGGATCAGATCATTGCAGCTAACCCTCTGCTGGAGTCTTACGGTAATGCCAAGACAGTGAGGAACGACAACTCGTCTCGCTTT GGTAAATTCATCAGGATTCACTTCCAAGGTGGTAAACTGGCTAAAGCTGATATTGAAACCT ACCTGCTGGAGAAGTCCAGAGTGTCCTTCCAACTGCCCGATGAGAGAGGCTACCACATCTTCTTCCAGATGATGACAGGCCACAAACCTGAGCTAGTTG AAATGGCGCTCATCACCACTAACCCCTACGACTTCCCCATGTGCAGCCAGGGACAGATCACTGTGGCCAGCATCAATGACAATGAAGAGCTGGATGCCACAGAT GATGCCATTACAATCCTGGGCTTCACTAATGAAGAGAAGATTGGCATCTACAAGCTGACAGGAGCTGTATTGCACCATGGAAACTTGAAATTCAAGCAGAAGCAGCGTGAGGAGCAGGCCGAGCCAGACGGCACAGAGG TGGCTGATAAAATCGCCTACCTGCTGGGCCTGAACTCAGCTGAGATGTTGAAGGCTCTGTGCTACCCAAGAGTGAAGGTCGGCAACGAGTATGTGACCAAGGGACAGACAGTGCCTCAG GTTAATAACTCAGTCAGTGCTCTGGCCAAGTCTATCTATGAGAGGATGTTCTTGTGGATGGTCATCCGTATCAATGAGATGTTGGACACCAAGAATCCAAGGCAGTTCTATATCGGTGTGCTTGACATTGCCGGGTTTGAGATCTTTGAT TACAACAGCATGGAGCAGCTGTGCATCAACTTCACCAATGAGAAACTGCAacagtttttcaaccacaccatgtTCGTCCTGGAGCAAGAGGAGTACAAGAAGGAGGGAATCGTCTGGGCCTTCATTGACTTCGGCATGGACTTGGCTGCCTGCATTGAGCTTATTGAGAAG CCATTGGGCATCTTCTCCATCCTTGAAGAGGAGTGCATGTTCCCCAAGTCTTCAGACACTACCTTCAAGGACAAGCTGTACGCCCAGCATCTTGGCAAAACAAATGCATTTGAGAAGCCCAAGCCTGCCAAAGGCAAGGCAGAGGCCCACTTCTCCCTGGTGCACTACGCCGGTACTGTGGACTACAACATCACTGGGTGGCTGGAGAAGAACAAAGATCCCCTGAACGACTCAGTTTGTCAGCTGTACCAGAAGTCCGGAGTCAAAATTTTGGCTGCCTTgtatcctcctccccctcctgagG ATAAAGCCAAGAAAGGAGGCAAGAAGAAGGGTGGTTCCATGCAGACTGTGTCCTCCCAGTTCAGG GAGAACTTACATAAGCTGATGACCAACTTGAGGAGCACTCATCCTCACTTTGTGCGCTGCCTGATCCCCAACGAGTCAAAGACTCCAG GTCTGATGGAGAACTTCCTGGTTATCCACCAGCTCAGGTGTAATGGTGTACTGGAGGGTATCAGGATCTGCAGAAAGGGCTTCCCAAGCAGAATCATCTATGCTGACTTCAAGCAGAG GTACAAAGTACTGAATGCCAGTGTCATCCCTGAGGGCCAGTTCATGGACAACAAGAAGGCTTCTGAGAAGCTGCTTGGGTCCATTGATGTGAATCATGAGGattacaagtttggacacaccaag GTGTTCTTCAAAGCCGGTCTGCTGGGTGtcctggaggagatgagagatgagaagcTGGCCACTCTGGTCGGCATGGTCCAGGCTCTCAGCCGTGGATTCCTCATGAGGAGAGAGTTTAGcaagatgatggagaggag AGAATCAATTTATGCCATCCAGTACAACATCCGCTCATTCATGAATGTGAAAACCTGGCCATGGATGAAGTTGTACTTCAAGATCAAGCCCCTGCTGCAGAGCGCTGAGACTGAGAAGGAGCTGGCCAACATGAAGGAGAACTATGATAAGATGACAGCAGACCTGGCGAAGGCTCTGTCCACGAAGAAGCAAATGGAGGAGAAGTTGGTGGCCCTGACGCAGGAGAAGAACGACCTGGCGCTCCAAGTCGCATCT GAAGGAGAGAGTCTGAACGATGCTGAGGAAAGGTGCGAGGGGCTCATCAAGAGCAAGATCCAGCAGGAGGCCAAACTCAAAGAGACGACCGAGAggctggaggatgaggaggagatcaATGCTGAGTTGACTGCCAAGAAGAGGAAGCTGGAGGATGAGTGCTCTGAGCTGAAGAAGGACATTGATGACCTGGAGCTCACCCTGGCCAAAGTGGAGAAGGAGAAGCACGCCACTGAAAACAAG GTTAAAAACCTGACAGAGGAGATGGCGTCTATGGATGAGAGTGTTGCCAAGCTGACCAAGGAGAAGAAAGCCCTCCAAGAGGCCCACCAGCAGACACTGGAtgacctgcaggcagaggaggacaAAGTCAACACTCTGACCAAGGCCAAGACCAAGCTGGAACAGCAAGTGGACGAC CTTGAGGGTTCTCTGGAGCAAGAGAAGAAGCTCCGTATGGACCTTGAGAGATCCAAGAGAAAGCTGGAGGGAGATCTGAAACTGGCCCAGGAGTCCATAATGGACCTGGAGAATGACAAGCAGCAAGCTGATGAAAAAATCAAGAA AAAGGAGTTTGAGACCACCCAGCTCCTCAGCAAAGTTGAGGATGAGCAGTCTCTGGGAGCTCAGCTGCAGAAGAAGATCAAGGAACTCCAG GCCCGTattgaggagctggaggaggaaatTGAGGCTGAGCGTGCTGCCAGGGCTAAGGTTGAGAAGCAGAGGGCCGATCTCTCCAGGGAACTTGAGGAGATCAGCGAGAGGCTGGAGGAGGCCGGAGGCGCCACTGCTGCTCAGATTGAGATGAACAAGAAGCGTGAGGCTGAGTTCCAGAAGCTGCGTCGTGATCTTGAAGAGTCCACCCTGCAGCATGAGGCCACAGCCGCCGCTTTGCGCAAGAAGCAGGCCGACAGTGTGGCTGAGCTCGGGGAGCAGATCGACAACCTGCAGCGCGTCAAGCAGAAGCTGGAGAAGGAAAAGAGCGAGTACAAGATGGAGATTGATGACCTCTCTAGCAACATGGAGGCCGTCGCCAAGGCTAAG GGCAATCTGGAGAAGATGTGCCGTACTCTTGAGGACCAGCTGAGTGAGCTCAAGACTAAGAATGATGAGAATGTTCGCCAGGTCAACGACATCAGCGGACAGAGGGCCAGACTCCTGACAGAAAATG GTGAGTTTGGCCGCCAGCTGGAGGAGAAGGAAGCTCTGGTATCTCAGCTGACCAGAGGAAAACAGGCCTTCACCCAgcaggtggaggagctgaagagggCGATTGAGGAGGAGGTCAAG gctaaaaACGCACTGGCCCACGGTGTTCAGTCTGCTCGCCATGACTGTGACCTCCTGAGGGAGCAgtttgaggaggagcaggaggccaaGGCAGAGCTGCAACGCGGTATGTCCAAGGCCAACAGTGAGGTGGCTCAGTGGAGGACTAAGTATGAAACTGATGCCATCCAGCGcacagaggagctggaggaggccaa GAAGAAGCTGGCCCAGCGTCTGCAGGAGGCCGAAGAGACCATTGAGGCGACCAACTCCAAGTGCGCCTCCCTGGAGAAGACCAAGCAGAGGctgcagggagaggtggaggacctCATGATTGATGTTGAGAGAGCCAACGCATTGGCCGCCAACCTCGACAAGAAGCAGAGGAACTTTGACAAG gttctggcagagtggaagcagAAGTATGAGGAGGGCCAGGCTGAGCTGGAAGGTGCTCAGAAGGAGGCTCGCTCTATGAGCACTGAACTCTTCAAGATGAAGAACTCCTACGAGGAGGCTCTGGATCATCTGGAGACtctgaagagagagaacaagaacctGCAAC aggagaTCTCTGACCTGACTGAGCAGATCGGAGAGACTGGCAAGAGCATCCATGAGCTGGAGAAGGCCAAGAAGACCGTGGAGACAGAGAAGTCTGAGATCCAGACCGCTCTGGAGGAGGCAGAG GGAACACTGGAGCACGAGGAATCCAAGATTCTGCGTGTGCAGCTGGAGCTGAACCAGATCAAGGGTGAGGTGGACAGGAAGATCGCTGAGAAGGATGAGGAGATGGAGCAGATCAAGAGGAACAGCCAGAGGGTGGTTGACTCCATGCAGAGCACCCTGGACTCTGAGGTCAGGAGCAGGAATGATGCCCTAAgggtgaagaagaagatggagggagacctGAACGAGATGGAGATCCAGCTGAGCCACTCCAACAGGCAGGCCGCTGAGGCCCAGAAACAGCTGAGGAACGTCCAGGGACAGCTCAAG GATGCCCAATTGCACCTTGATGACGCCGTCCGTGTCGCAGAGGACATGAAGGAGCAGGCAGCCATGGTGGAGCGCAGAAACGGTCTGATGGTGGCTGAAATCGAGGAGCTCAGAGTTGCtctggagcagacagagagaggccgcAAAGTGGTTGAGACTGAGCTGGTAGACGCCAGCGAGCGTGTTGGACTGCTGCACTCCCAG AACACCAGCCTTCTGAACACCAAGAAGAAGCTGGAGACTGACCTGGTGCAggtgcagggagaggtggacgACATCGTCCAGGAGGCCAGGAATGCAGAGGAGAAGGCCAAGAAGGCCATCACTGAC GCGGCCATGATGGCTGAGGAGCtgaagaaggagcaggacaccagTTCCCACCTGGAGAGGATGAAGAAGAACCTGGAGGTCACAGTCAAGGACCTGCAGCACCGCCTGGATGAGGCTGAGAATCTGGCCATGAAGGGAGGCAAGAAGCAGCTCCAGAAACTGGAGTCCAGG GTGCGTGAGCTCGAGACTGAGGTGGAAGCCGAGCAGAGAAGAGGTGTAGACGCGGTAAAGGGAGTCCGCAAGTATGAGCGCAGAGTCAAGGAGCTCACTTACCAG ACTGAGGAGGATAAGAAGAACGTTAACAGACTTCAGGACCTGGTAGATAAGCTGCAGATGAAAGTGAAGGCCTACAAGAGGCATTCTGAGGAAGCG GAGGAAGCAGCAAACCAGCACATGTCTAAGTTCAGGAAGGTTCAGCATGAgctggaggaggctgaggagcGTGCTGACATCGCTGAGACTCAGGTCAACAAGCTCAGAGCCAAGACCCGTGACTCTGGAAAG GGAAAAGAAGTTGCTGAATAA